The Daucus carota subsp. sativus chromosome 9, DH1 v3.0, whole genome shotgun sequence genome window below encodes:
- the LOC108200766 gene encoding large ribosomal subunit protein eL42, translating to MVNVPKTKKTYCKSKECKKHTLHKVTQYKKGKDSLAAQGKRRYDRKQSGYGGQTKPVFHKKAKTTKKIVLRLQCQGCKHVSQHPIKRCKHFEIGGDKKGKGTSLF from the exons ATG GTGAACGTGCCAAAGACAAAGAAGACCTATTGCAAGTCTAAGGAATGCAAGAAACATACGTTGCACAAGGTGACGCAGTATAAGAAAGGGAAGGACAGCTTAGCTGCCCAAGGAAAGAGACGTTATGATCGCAAGCAGTCTGGTTATGGTGGACAGACTAAGCCAGTTTTCCACAAGAAG GCAAAGACTACTAAAAAGATTGTGCTGAGGCTGCAATGCCAGGGTTGCAAACATGTGTCACAGCATCCCATCAAG AGATGCAAGCATTTTGAGATTGGCGGAGACAAGAAGGGGAAGGGAACATCTCTGTTTTAG
- the LOC108202421 gene encoding uncharacterized protein LOC108202421 isoform X4, protein MNFIDRSRPRSNPDTTMANLRQFVITQYQAAPRQVKNMAQQFFNAMDRDGNKSVDYSEFKFFLVSEGLEYYAGRNLFMMLDGDGNRGLDFWEVMTLYYIIKSGRPFCFSCDIFLSGVYQVCNMCRGGPSYICNNCQQGHLAEHLQPKIRQTIRPSMNRPRAPNAGAMYPSRGHPARFSSSNSMVPVTRSAAHFSSSNSMVPMNRNNASFSSSNSMVPMNRNNASFQVRDDYSSLRTAYKAFEMAMDMADLASTLASCSIM, encoded by the exons ATGAATTTTATTGATAGGTCGAGGCCGAGGTCCAACCCGGACACTACAATGGCTAACCTTAGGCAATTCGTAATCACTCAATACCAGGCTGCGCCAAGACAAGTTAAAAACATGGCACAACAGTTCTTTAATGCTATGGACAGAGATGGAAACAAGAGTGTTGATTATTCTGAGTTCAAGTTTTTCTTGGTTTCGGAAGGTTTGGAGTACTATGCAGGCCGAAACTTGTTTATGATGTTAGACGGAGATGGCAATCGAGGTTTAGATTTTTGGGAGGTGATGACTCTGTACTACATTATTAAAAGTGGGAGGCCGTTCTGTTTTAGTTGTGACATTTTTTTGTCGGGTGTTTATCAAGTGTGTAATATGTGCCGTGGAGGTCCTTCGTATATCTGCAACAACTGTCAACAAGGCCACCTAGCAGAGCACCTTCAG CCAAAGATACGTCAAACAATACGTCCTTCAATGAATAGGCCTCGAGCACCAAATGCAGGAGCCATGTATCCTTCTCGTGGCCATCCTGCCAGGTTTTCATCATCTAATTCCATGGTTCCCGTGACTAGAAGTGCAGCTCAT TTTTCATCGTCTAATTCCATGGTTCCGATGAACAGAAATAATGCTAGT TTTTCATCGTCTAATTCCATGGTTCCGATGAACAGAAATAATGCTAGT TTTCAGGTAAGGGATGACTACAGCTCATTGAGGACAGCATACAAGGCATTTGAGATGGCAATGGACATGGCAGACTTAGCTTCTACCTTGGCTTCCTGTTCTATTATGTGA
- the LOC108202421 gene encoding uncharacterized protein LOC108202421 isoform X3, with protein MNFIDRSRPRSNPDTTMANLRQFVITQYQAAPRQVKNMAQQFFNAMDRDGNKSVDYSEFKFFLVSEGLEYYAGRNLFMMLDGDGNRGLDFWEVMTLYYIIKSGRPFCFSCDIFLSGVYQVCNMCRGGPSYICNNCQQGHLAEHLQPKIRQTIRPSMNRPRAPNAGAMYPSRGHPARFSSSNSMVPVTRSAAHFSSSNSMVTMNRNNASFSSSNSMVPMNRNNASFQVRDDYSSLRTAYKAFEMAMDMADLASTLASCSIM; from the exons ATGAATTTTATTGATAGGTCGAGGCCGAGGTCCAACCCGGACACTACAATGGCTAACCTTAGGCAATTCGTAATCACTCAATACCAGGCTGCGCCAAGACAAGTTAAAAACATGGCACAACAGTTCTTTAATGCTATGGACAGAGATGGAAACAAGAGTGTTGATTATTCTGAGTTCAAGTTTTTCTTGGTTTCGGAAGGTTTGGAGTACTATGCAGGCCGAAACTTGTTTATGATGTTAGACGGAGATGGCAATCGAGGTTTAGATTTTTGGGAGGTGATGACTCTGTACTACATTATTAAAAGTGGGAGGCCGTTCTGTTTTAGTTGTGACATTTTTTTGTCGGGTGTTTATCAAGTGTGTAATATGTGCCGTGGAGGTCCTTCGTATATCTGCAACAACTGTCAACAAGGCCACCTAGCAGAGCACCTTCAG CCAAAGATACGTCAAACAATACGTCCTTCAATGAATAGGCCTCGAGCACCAAATGCAGGAGCCATGTATCCTTCTCGTGGCCATCCTGCCAGGTTTTCATCATCTAATTCCATGGTTCCCGTGACTAGAAGTGCAGCTCAT TTTTCATCTTCTAATTCCATGGTTACGATGAACAGAAATAATGCTAGT TTTTCATCGTCTAATTCCATGGTTCCGATGAACAGAAATAATGCTAGT TTTCAGGTAAGGGATGACTACAGCTCATTGAGGACAGCATACAAGGCATTTGAGATGGCAATGGACATGGCAGACTTAGCTTCTACCTTGGCTTCCTGTTCTATTATGTGA
- the LOC108202421 gene encoding uncharacterized protein LOC108202421 isoform X1, translating to MNFIDRSRPRSNPDTTMANLRQFVITQYQAAPRQVKNMAQQFFNAMDRDGNKSVDYSEFKFFLVSEGLEYYAGRNLFMMLDGDGNRGLDFWEVMTLYYIIKSGRPFCFSCDIFLSGVYQVCNMCRGGPSYICNNCQQGHLAEHLQPKIRQTIRPSMNRPRAPNAGAMYPSRGHPARFSSSNSMVPVTRSAAHFSSSNSMVTMNRNNASFSSSNSMVPMNRNNASFSSSNSMVPMNRNNASFQVRDDYSSLRTAYKAFEMAMDMADLASTLASCSIM from the exons ATGAATTTTATTGATAGGTCGAGGCCGAGGTCCAACCCGGACACTACAATGGCTAACCTTAGGCAATTCGTAATCACTCAATACCAGGCTGCGCCAAGACAAGTTAAAAACATGGCACAACAGTTCTTTAATGCTATGGACAGAGATGGAAACAAGAGTGTTGATTATTCTGAGTTCAAGTTTTTCTTGGTTTCGGAAGGTTTGGAGTACTATGCAGGCCGAAACTTGTTTATGATGTTAGACGGAGATGGCAATCGAGGTTTAGATTTTTGGGAGGTGATGACTCTGTACTACATTATTAAAAGTGGGAGGCCGTTCTGTTTTAGTTGTGACATTTTTTTGTCGGGTGTTTATCAAGTGTGTAATATGTGCCGTGGAGGTCCTTCGTATATCTGCAACAACTGTCAACAAGGCCACCTAGCAGAGCACCTTCAG CCAAAGATACGTCAAACAATACGTCCTTCAATGAATAGGCCTCGAGCACCAAATGCAGGAGCCATGTATCCTTCTCGTGGCCATCCTGCCAGGTTTTCATCATCTAATTCCATGGTTCCCGTGACTAGAAGTGCAGCTCAT TTTTCATCTTCTAATTCCATGGTTACGATGAACAGAAATAATGCTAGT TTTTCATCGTCTAATTCCATGGTTCCGATGAACAGAAATAATGCTAGT TTTTCATCGTCTAATTCCATGGTTCCGATGAACAGAAATAATGCTAGT TTTCAGGTAAGGGATGACTACAGCTCATTGAGGACAGCATACAAGGCATTTGAGATGGCAATGGACATGGCAGACTTAGCTTCTACCTTGGCTTCCTGTTCTATTATGTGA